A window from Opitutia bacterium ISCC 52 encodes these proteins:
- a CDS encoding aminotransferase class V-fold PLP-dependent enzyme, with the protein MSVSLEPLIEKPLVDPALFALDPNLVFLNHGSFGACPHEVLAYQSELRQRMERQPVHFFQREMEALLDEARSAVSEFVGCDSDDLVFVANATSGVNTILRSIPFEPGDELLVSNHEYNACRNAIHFVADQCGAKVITIDIPFPIASEDEVVEAVMNCVTEKTRLLLIDHVTSQTGLVLPIKRIIDLLEEKGIETLIDGAHAPGMIPLNLKELGATYYTGNCHKWICAPKSAALLYIRKVKQQQIRPLSISHGANSPRTDRSRLQIEFAWMGTRDPTSALSVPFVINYLNDIVPGGWPALMDRNRRLALKARRIYCDSYNAPMPSPDSMIGSLVSIPIFDSRAPKPIENYLYLDHWQYELIKRSSIEVPILAWPAFPRRLVRFSCQAYNFLSQYELLGEAIKELVDDQFVE; encoded by the coding sequence ATGAGCGTCTCCTTGGAGCCTTTAATTGAAAAACCGTTGGTCGATCCAGCACTCTTTGCATTGGATCCGAATCTGGTCTTTCTAAACCACGGATCATTCGGCGCCTGTCCGCATGAAGTATTGGCTTATCAATCGGAATTGAGACAGCGCATGGAGCGACAGCCCGTCCATTTCTTCCAGCGCGAAATGGAAGCTCTCCTGGATGAAGCAAGGTCTGCGGTGAGTGAGTTTGTGGGTTGCGATTCTGACGACCTGGTTTTCGTGGCCAATGCGACTTCTGGTGTGAATACAATACTGCGATCCATTCCCTTTGAACCTGGCGATGAGCTTCTTGTATCCAATCACGAATACAATGCCTGCCGGAATGCGATTCATTTCGTGGCGGACCAATGTGGAGCCAAGGTGATTACCATAGACATCCCGTTTCCCATCGCTTCCGAAGATGAAGTGGTGGAAGCTGTCATGAATTGCGTAACTGAAAAAACGCGACTTTTACTTATCGATCACGTGACCAGTCAGACGGGCCTTGTGCTCCCGATTAAACGAATCATTGACCTGCTTGAGGAGAAGGGAATCGAAACCTTGATTGATGGTGCGCATGCACCCGGAATGATTCCGCTCAACTTAAAAGAGTTGGGGGCGACCTACTATACGGGAAACTGTCATAAATGGATATGTGCACCCAAGAGTGCAGCATTACTATATATTCGTAAGGTTAAACAGCAGCAAATACGTCCATTATCCATCAGTCATGGAGCCAATTCACCCCGCACCGACCGTTCCCGTTTACAGATCGAATTTGCTTGGATGGGGACTCGTGATCCAACTTCCGCTCTGAGTGTTCCTTTTGTCATTAATTACCTCAATGACATCGTTCCTGGTGGATGGCCGGCCTTAATGGACCGCAATCGACGACTGGCTCTCAAAGCACGCCGAATCTATTGCGATTCTTACAATGCCCCGATGCCGTCACCGGACAGCATGATAGGTTCACTTGTTTCTATTCCTATCTTCGACTCTCGTGCTCCCAAACCTATTGAGAACTATTTGTATTTGGATCACTGGCAATACGAGCTGATTAAGCGTAGCTCAATTGAAGTACCTATTCTTGCATGGCCCGCGTTTCCCAGGCGTCTGGTTCGGTTTTCCTGCCAAGCCTACAATTTCTTGTCCCAATACGAACTCTTGGGAGAGGCGATCAAGGAACTGGTAGACGATCAGTTCGTAGAGTAG
- a CDS encoding P1 family peptidase, whose amino-acid sequence MIKPYLKHPRTAFLVTVAFLISHYLHSAPRARDLGIPFAGVPGELNAITDVAGIEVGYASVIKGNGKLEVGEGPARTGVTAVFPRGRDPDDAVFAGSYALNGNGEMTGLAWVEESGYLEGPVMITNTHSVGSVHEAVLKWQVKQGTYNTTWSLPVVGETWDGYLNDINGFHVGYEHVAEAIESAQGGVIREGNVGGGTGMVCYEFKGGTGTASRIMKTGAGTFTVGVLVQANFGRRHQLLIGGIPIGQTLTDHAPYTDGRDLYEETGSIIAVVATDAPLLPVQLKRMATRVSLGVARTGSTSGNGSGDIFIAFSTANAETKSTEDGVALVSALSNDHISGLFSAVALATEEAIINALVAAETMTGRDDHTVMALPHEEVQELLRKHGRLVE is encoded by the coding sequence ATGATAAAACCATATCTCAAACATCCTAGAACGGCATTTTTGGTAACCGTTGCTTTTCTCATCTCTCATTATCTTCACTCAGCTCCTCGAGCCCGCGACCTGGGCATTCCTTTCGCAGGAGTTCCCGGAGAGCTTAATGCAATCACGGATGTTGCCGGTATCGAAGTGGGCTATGCCTCGGTAATTAAAGGAAACGGTAAGCTTGAGGTGGGAGAAGGGCCTGCCCGAACGGGGGTTACGGCTGTATTCCCAAGAGGTCGTGATCCAGACGATGCGGTTTTTGCGGGATCCTACGCGCTGAACGGCAATGGCGAAATGACTGGCTTGGCCTGGGTGGAGGAATCGGGTTATCTGGAAGGCCCAGTCATGATTACGAATACGCACTCCGTCGGCTCGGTTCATGAAGCGGTCCTCAAGTGGCAAGTAAAACAAGGAACCTACAACACCACCTGGTCGCTACCGGTTGTAGGCGAAACCTGGGATGGTTACTTGAATGACATCAATGGATTTCATGTGGGTTACGAACACGTGGCGGAGGCGATTGAGTCAGCACAAGGGGGTGTCATCCGTGAAGGCAATGTAGGCGGAGGAACGGGCATGGTCTGTTACGAATTTAAAGGAGGCACCGGGACCGCTTCGCGCATCATGAAGACCGGAGCGGGTACCTTTACGGTGGGTGTTTTAGTACAAGCTAATTTTGGAAGACGCCATCAGCTACTCATAGGAGGTATACCAATCGGACAAACACTCACCGATCATGCGCCCTACACGGATGGAAGAGATCTCTACGAGGAAACGGGCTCCATCATCGCTGTTGTGGCCACTGATGCACCCCTGCTGCCCGTGCAACTCAAGCGCATGGCCACCCGTGTGAGTCTGGGGGTGGCACGAACCGGTTCAACCTCCGGCAACGGATCCGGCGATATTTTCATAGCCTTTTCCACCGCCAATGCGGAAACGAAAAGCACCGAGGACGGTGTGGCTCTGGTCAGCGCACTTTCAAACGACCATATCAGTGGTCTCTTTTCAGCCGTGGCCTTGGCAACCGAAGAAGCCATCATCAATGCATTAGTTGCAGCTGAAACCATGACCGGGCGAGATGACCACACCGTAATGGCGTTGCCACATGAGGAGGTGCAAGAGCTTCTGAGAAAGCATGGGAGGTTGGTAGAGTAG
- a CDS encoding D-2-hydroxyacid dehydrogenase → MATILLLRNSDEVNPDQIKAIRELAPDHELWMTRKPLDDNPERLAEVEISAGFKPPHELILNGSLKWHHAFSAGMDWMWEIEDYMNLPMVLTNSSGIHAIPMSEHTFALILAHERTLTKILRNQIKGKWEGTLPGAPMETIAGKTMLILGVGAIGKQVAKLAQAHDIRVLGIRRQPERACEFVDEMHGRDQLDELLPRADYIVSLLPSTPDSRNILGARQFELMKPSAYLVNLGRGMHIDEDALIAALKNGFIKGAGLDTFETEPLPENSELWKLDNVILSPHCSGDQPDYTYEALSLFLKNLERFRNGKPLINEIDKGMGYSLTH, encoded by the coding sequence ATGGCAACTATTCTACTCCTGAGAAATTCCGACGAGGTCAATCCTGACCAAATAAAAGCAATCCGTGAACTGGCGCCAGACCATGAGCTCTGGATGACAAGAAAACCATTGGACGATAATCCGGAACGCTTAGCCGAAGTGGAAATCAGTGCCGGCTTTAAGCCGCCGCATGAACTCATTCTGAACGGCAGCCTCAAATGGCATCATGCCTTTTCCGCTGGCATGGATTGGATGTGGGAAATCGAGGACTACATGAACCTGCCCATGGTTCTGACGAATTCTTCGGGAATCCACGCTATCCCGATGAGTGAACATACCTTCGCCTTGATTCTGGCTCACGAGCGAACACTTACTAAAATCCTTCGCAATCAGATCAAAGGCAAATGGGAAGGCACCCTACCAGGAGCTCCCATGGAAACCATCGCCGGAAAGACCATGTTGATCCTCGGCGTTGGCGCTATCGGTAAACAAGTGGCCAAGCTGGCCCAGGCCCATGATATCCGTGTGCTTGGCATAAGACGCCAACCGGAACGCGCTTGTGAGTTCGTTGATGAGATGCACGGCCGGGATCAGTTGGATGAATTGTTACCTCGAGCCGATTACATCGTCAGTCTCCTACCGAGTACTCCCGATTCACGCAATATTCTAGGAGCACGACAATTTGAGCTCATGAAACCGAGCGCCTATCTCGTGAACTTGGGTCGAGGGATGCATATCGATGAAGATGCCCTGATCGCAGCCCTTAAAAATGGTTTCATAAAGGGCGCAGGCTTGGATACCTTTGAAACCGAGCCCTTACCGGAAAACTCAGAGCTCTGGAAATTGGACAATGTTATTCTTTCTCCCCATTGTTCGGGAGACCAACCGGATTACACTTATGAGGCTTTAAGCTTGTTTTTGAAGAATCTGGAACGCTTCAGGAATGGTAAGCCCTTGATCAACGAAATCGACAAGGGCATGGGGTATTCGTTGACGCATTAG
- a CDS encoding molybdopterin-dependent oxidoreductase yields the protein MSVSTKPFNRRNFIKVSAAVGGGLLIGFRWGMASDWDAKGSGVFKPNAFLKIDRDGSVTLMSQNPECGQGIKTAFPMIIAEELDVDWKDVTVEQAPLDTDAYVRQVAGGSGSIRSSYTVLREAGASARALLVAAAAKQWGVKPGQCSTRNSVVSCKGKNASYGDLVDAASKLPAPKSVKLKDKKDFRIFGTRIPNCDNDGIVTGAQKFGIDTQTEGMLYGAISNPPAHGLKLGGFNDSAALNVPGVTKVISWDDKVAVLATSNYAAFKGKDALQIDWKENGVRENTAQISNDFAKAVENGNGDTKRKVGDVHAGLKKAAKVIEATYEVPFVSHAPMEPINTYADVKKDSAYILGPTQTPERARQAASQILGIPESKIKVDMTRIGGGFGRRLKTDAVEDAVNASRLAGAPVNIVWKREEDMHAGNFRPAALYKYQAGIDKDGNLDTWYMRSASTFERGAVRAENFPNGGVPNYQVDTFAIPSKITSQAWRSPHHNVISYTDQAFLEEVAKELGKDVLEMRLELLDRAIHDPQGKLDYDPVRLKGVLEAAAKMANWGNAPKGVGQGISAHYSHHSYVGQVAEVSVENGNLKVHKYYCAVDCGQLINRAGAENQCEGGIIDGLGMAWFGDMPIEGGSSKNLNFDSYRLIRMNEAPDVETKFLDTDFPPTGLGEPALPPAPAAVANAIFAATGVRVRKLPFVQNKLA from the coding sequence ATGAGTGTAAGCACAAAACCATTTAACCGTCGTAATTTTATTAAGGTATCTGCCGCCGTGGGTGGAGGTCTGCTTATTGGTTTCCGTTGGGGTATGGCCTCGGATTGGGACGCAAAAGGGAGCGGGGTTTTTAAACCCAATGCGTTTCTGAAAATCGATCGCGATGGCAGCGTGACTTTAATGAGCCAGAATCCCGAGTGTGGACAAGGCATCAAAACTGCCTTTCCCATGATCATCGCTGAAGAGCTGGATGTAGACTGGAAGGATGTGACGGTCGAACAAGCGCCGTTGGATACCGACGCTTACGTGCGCCAGGTAGCCGGAGGTAGTGGTTCGATTCGTTCCAGTTACACCGTGCTTCGTGAAGCGGGTGCTTCCGCTCGAGCCTTACTGGTAGCGGCTGCCGCCAAACAATGGGGGGTCAAGCCAGGCCAATGCTCGACCAGGAACAGCGTGGTTTCCTGCAAAGGAAAGAACGCTTCCTATGGCGATCTTGTCGATGCCGCTAGCAAATTACCCGCTCCCAAGAGCGTAAAACTGAAGGACAAGAAGGACTTCCGGATCTTTGGCACACGCATCCCCAATTGCGACAACGACGGCATCGTCACCGGTGCTCAGAAGTTTGGCATCGACACCCAAACCGAAGGCATGCTCTACGGCGCCATTTCTAATCCACCGGCCCACGGATTGAAGCTGGGTGGTTTTAACGACTCGGCTGCGCTCAATGTACCCGGTGTGACCAAGGTCATCAGCTGGGATGACAAGGTAGCCGTTCTGGCAACCTCCAACTACGCCGCATTTAAAGGAAAGGACGCACTCCAGATCGACTGGAAGGAAAATGGGGTGCGTGAAAACACGGCCCAGATTTCCAACGATTTTGCCAAAGCCGTAGAAAACGGAAACGGCGATACCAAGCGTAAAGTGGGCGACGTCCATGCCGGTTTGAAAAAGGCTGCCAAGGTGATCGAAGCGACTTACGAAGTGCCGTTCGTTTCTCATGCACCCATGGAACCCATCAACACCTACGCGGATGTTAAAAAAGACTCCGCTTATATTCTCGGTCCTACACAGACGCCGGAACGGGCCCGTCAAGCTGCCTCACAAATACTCGGGATTCCAGAAAGTAAGATTAAGGTTGATATGACCCGTATCGGCGGAGGTTTTGGCCGGCGGTTAAAAACCGATGCGGTGGAAGATGCGGTCAACGCATCGAGGCTGGCCGGTGCTCCAGTCAATATTGTCTGGAAACGAGAAGAGGACATGCACGCCGGAAATTTCCGTCCAGCGGCGTTATACAAATATCAGGCTGGCATCGATAAAGATGGCAATCTGGATACTTGGTACATGCGTTCAGCCAGTACCTTTGAACGTGGTGCGGTTCGTGCGGAGAATTTCCCGAATGGGGGAGTGCCCAACTACCAGGTTGATACCTTTGCCATTCCTTCCAAGATAACCAGCCAGGCTTGGCGTTCGCCCCATCACAATGTGATTTCCTATACGGACCAGGCCTTTCTCGAAGAGGTGGCCAAGGAGCTAGGCAAAGATGTGCTGGAGATGCGCTTGGAACTGCTTGATCGAGCGATTCACGATCCGCAGGGTAAACTGGATTACGATCCGGTCCGCTTGAAGGGTGTGCTGGAGGCCGCGGCAAAGATGGCCAACTGGGGCAATGCTCCAAAGGGCGTTGGTCAAGGCATTTCAGCGCACTATTCTCACCACTCTTATGTGGGGCAAGTCGCCGAAGTATCAGTGGAAAACGGCAATTTGAAAGTGCACAAGTATTACTGCGCCGTAGATTGCGGACAGCTGATCAATCGCGCGGGTGCTGAGAATCAATGCGAAGGGGGCATCATCGATGGACTGGGCATGGCCTGGTTCGGCGACATGCCCATCGAAGGTGGTTCATCCAAGAACTTGAACTTCGATAGCTACCGACTCATTCGCATGAATGAAGCCCCCGATGTCGAAACCAAGTTCCTCGATACCGATTTCCCACCCACCGGACTCGGCGAACCGGCCTTGCCACCTGCACCCGCAGCCGTCGCTAACGCCATCTTTGCCGCTACGGGTGTGAGGGTTCGGAAGCTACCCTTTGTTCAGAACAAGTTGGCCTAA
- a CDS encoding sulfatase — translation MKCKLLFLSLLAFYSLLFASLLQAQDKPNLVLIIADDATYRDLEVYGGQAKTPHMNALAKESLKFNQCFQAAPMCSPTRHNLYTGIYPVKSGAYPNHTYIKEGVKSLPHYLKPLGYRVALSGKTHINPKDQFPFEYSDRPSPDGGNPRGDPDFDAIDQLFKESKEAETPFCLIIASKEPHGPLNRGDPSIYPPESLKLRPFHVDTPEFRSEFSKYLAEITVFDEQVGEALDLLDKHGLKENTLFVVLSEQGNAFSRAKWSCYEDGVKSGCIVRWPGKTKPGTETDAAIEYVDIVPTFLEAAGADIPDVLDGKSFVPVLTGEADDHKEYVYALHTTLGIQNNGGAFGIRTVRSSKYRYILNTNPENQFKCAVDRGKWMQSWMAKAEAGDKHAIEYVGRHRNRPEVELYDVANDPDNIHNLADDSKYIAVKASLRARLDSWMNEQGDLGRETELTAETRLFKNRDK, via the coding sequence ATGAAATGCAAACTACTTTTTCTTAGCCTCTTAGCATTCTACTCTCTGCTCTTCGCTTCTCTGCTCCAAGCTCAAGACAAGCCAAACCTCGTCCTCATCATCGCTGACGATGCCACCTACCGTGATCTTGAAGTCTACGGTGGCCAGGCCAAGACACCGCATATGAACGCTTTGGCCAAAGAGAGTCTGAAGTTCAATCAGTGCTTTCAGGCGGCGCCCATGTGTTCGCCGACTCGGCACAACCTATACACCGGCATCTATCCGGTCAAATCCGGAGCGTACCCGAATCACACCTACATTAAGGAAGGCGTTAAATCGTTACCCCATTATTTAAAGCCCCTCGGCTATCGGGTGGCGCTTTCAGGAAAAACGCATATCAATCCCAAAGATCAGTTTCCCTTTGAATATTCAGATCGCCCTTCTCCCGATGGAGGCAATCCAAGAGGGGATCCCGACTTCGATGCTATCGATCAGTTGTTTAAAGAGTCCAAGGAGGCTGAGACGCCCTTTTGCCTGATCATTGCATCGAAGGAACCGCACGGCCCGCTTAATCGGGGAGATCCTTCCATCTATCCACCGGAGTCTTTGAAGCTGCGTCCTTTCCATGTGGATACGCCGGAGTTCCGCTCAGAGTTTTCTAAATACCTGGCTGAGATCACCGTGTTTGATGAACAGGTGGGGGAGGCCTTGGATTTATTAGATAAGCATGGGTTGAAAGAAAACACCCTGTTTGTGGTGCTATCCGAACAGGGGAATGCCTTCAGTCGGGCTAAATGGTCTTGTTACGAGGACGGCGTCAAAAGCGGCTGCATTGTTCGCTGGCCCGGGAAAACGAAACCCGGAACCGAAACCGATGCGGCCATCGAGTATGTCGATATCGTGCCCACGTTCCTTGAGGCCGCCGGAGCAGACATCCCAGACGTGCTGGATGGGAAGTCCTTTGTTCCGGTCCTTACCGGAGAAGCCGACGATCACAAAGAATACGTGTATGCTCTTCACACTACCCTGGGTATCCAAAACAATGGTGGAGCCTTCGGTATCCGTACGGTGAGGTCTTCCAAATACCGCTACATTCTCAATACGAATCCTGAGAACCAATTTAAATGTGCCGTAGATCGTGGCAAATGGATGCAATCCTGGATGGCCAAAGCCGAAGCTGGTGACAAACACGCCATCGAGTATGTCGGGCGCCACCGCAATCGCCCCGAAGTCGAACTCTACGACGTAGCCAACGATCCTGACAACATTCACAACCTGGCCGACGACTCTAAATACATCGCTGTTAAAGCCTCCCTCCGTGCCCGCCTCGATAGCTGGATGAACGAGCAGGGCGACCTGGGTCGAGAAACGGAGCTGACTGCAGAAACCCGTTTGTTTAAAAACCGGGATAAATAG
- a CDS encoding sulfatase-like hydrolase/transferase, with the protein MIPLRARFLVLSFLLVLPSMAQAERPNILLIVSDDQGYNDLGLINSEIITPSLDRLAREGTRLTSFYVAWPACTPSRGAFLSGRYPQRNGIYDMIRNEAPDYGYKYPSWDKYNVTWERIGGMDTREILLPAILKPQGYVSGIYGKWDLGISKRFLPLAKGFDDFFGLVNTGIDYYTHERYGVHSMYRNNERTEEDRGVYATYLFEREALRFLDEQSGEDPFFLYVPFNAPHGSSALDPKIRGTVQAPPEFEAMYPEVDELYTMGERYGEKTLVSSKQKRYRDYRAATTCMDASIGKLLDKLDEKGLAENTIVIFFADNGGSGGADNYPLRGNKSQTWDGGVRVLSLVRWPAGGIPAGAVNDAFLSSMELFPSLASVTGAQRPEGVILDGFDWWSTLRGETESPRTMLFWKRQNRLGARVNNWKWVDMEGTSGGLFDLSKDIGEKHDLSKERPEILAMVKAEFDAWYQETMIDAEPRGPFKDF; encoded by the coding sequence ATGATACCCCTGAGAGCACGCTTCCTAGTCCTATCCTTTCTTTTAGTTCTGCCATCCATGGCCCAGGCCGAGCGCCCCAATATCCTTTTGATCGTATCCGATGACCAGGGCTATAACGACCTCGGTCTCATAAACTCCGAGATCATTACTCCCAGTCTTGACCGCCTGGCCAGGGAAGGTACGCGACTAACGAGTTTTTATGTGGCCTGGCCAGCCTGCACACCGTCCCGCGGTGCCTTTCTCAGCGGGCGCTACCCACAGCGTAATGGCATCTACGACATGATTCGTAATGAAGCACCTGACTACGGATACAAATATCCGAGTTGGGATAAATACAATGTGACCTGGGAGCGTATAGGAGGGATGGATACACGTGAAATACTGCTTCCGGCCATTCTGAAACCTCAAGGCTACGTTTCTGGTATCTATGGAAAGTGGGACCTGGGGATCAGTAAACGATTCCTTCCTTTGGCCAAAGGCTTTGATGATTTTTTCGGCTTGGTGAACACCGGGATCGATTACTACACCCACGAGCGCTATGGTGTTCATAGCATGTATCGGAACAACGAGCGAACCGAAGAAGATCGTGGAGTCTACGCCACCTATTTATTCGAGCGAGAAGCCCTGCGGTTCCTGGATGAACAAAGTGGTGAAGATCCTTTCTTTCTATATGTGCCATTCAACGCACCTCATGGATCCTCAGCGTTGGACCCTAAGATCCGTGGTACGGTCCAGGCTCCACCGGAGTTCGAGGCCATGTATCCAGAAGTGGATGAACTTTACACAATGGGGGAACGATACGGTGAAAAGACCTTGGTCTCTTCAAAGCAGAAACGTTACCGCGACTACCGCGCTGCGACTACTTGCATGGATGCCTCTATCGGCAAACTCTTAGACAAACTGGACGAAAAAGGACTCGCCGAAAATACCATTGTCATTTTCTTCGCCGATAACGGTGGGAGTGGGGGAGCTGATAATTATCCTCTGAGAGGTAATAAATCACAAACCTGGGACGGAGGGGTTCGTGTTTTGTCACTCGTCCGATGGCCTGCCGGTGGGATTCCTGCGGGAGCCGTGAACGATGCTTTTCTGTCCAGCATGGAACTCTTTCCCAGTCTGGCTTCGGTTACCGGAGCGCAACGGCCCGAAGGTGTCATCCTCGATGGATTCGACTGGTGGTCGACTCTGCGAGGTGAAACTGAAAGCCCCCGCACCATGCTGTTTTGGAAACGACAGAATCGCCTGGGCGCTCGCGTCAATAACTGGAAGTGGGTCGACATGGAAGGCACGAGTGGCGGCCTCTTTGATTTGTCCAAGGATATCGGAGAAAAACACGACCTTTCGAAGGAGCGACCTGAGATCCTGGCTATGGTAAAAGCTGAATTCGATGCCTGGTACCAGGAAACGATGATCGACGCCGAACCTCGAGGACCATTTAAAGATTTCTAA
- a CDS encoding (2Fe-2S)-binding protein — MANYTLSINGSQQSVDADPSMPLLWVLRDLLNMTGTKYSCGIGQCGACTIHLNGAPIRSCTFPVSGAVGQSITTIEGIAVAGGQSVQEAWKEEDVPQCGYCQAGQIMSATALLKSNSNPTDEDIDAAMTGNICRCGTYKRIRKAIHLAAEKGGAA; from the coding sequence ATGGCAAATTATACCCTGTCTATTAATGGTTCGCAGCAATCCGTCGATGCGGACCCCTCCATGCCCCTCTTGTGGGTGCTGAGAGATCTTTTAAACATGACCGGCACCAAATACAGTTGCGGTATTGGTCAATGTGGCGCCTGCACCATCCACTTGAATGGCGCGCCGATCCGGTCCTGCACCTTCCCGGTTTCCGGAGCGGTTGGTCAATCGATCACCACCATCGAAGGCATCGCAGTCGCTGGTGGCCAGTCCGTCCAGGAAGCCTGGAAGGAAGAAGATGTTCCTCAGTGTGGCTACTGTCAGGCGGGACAAATTATGTCTGCGACCGCGCTCTTAAAAAGTAATTCGAATCCTACCGACGAAGACATCGACGCGGCCATGACCGGGAACATCTGCCGCTGTGGTACCTACAAACGCATCCGCAAGGCGATTCACCTGGCAGCAGAGAAGGGAGGTGCGGCATGA
- a CDS encoding galactose mutarotase, which yields MKHKSLLSLFVLFTLVWTTAFASNKATITMQSFGKTKDGVDTALYTLTNANGVKTDITNYGGTVVRLFVPDREGNLDDVVLGYNTVAEYILDSPYFGSLIGRIGNRVADGKFTLDGTTYNLVTNNEPAGIPCHLHGGTVGYDKVVWDAEPFIENNVPGLKLHYLSVDGEEGYPGNLDVTVWYRLTNDNALKIDYLATTDKATPVNLTNHSYFNLKGEGNGDILNHVLMFNAANYTPVDAGLIPTGEIAPVKGTPFDFTTPHAIGERVSNTHEQMGFGGGYDHNWVLDNQDGDLALAATVFEPTSGRFMEVWTEEPGMQFYSGNFLNGSNIGKAGKAYNFRNGFCLETQHYPDSINQPDFPSTVLKPGEEYKTTTIYKFGTR from the coding sequence ATGAAACATAAATCTCTGCTTTCTCTTTTCGTTTTATTTACCCTGGTTTGGACCACTGCCTTCGCAAGCAACAAGGCCACCATCACCATGCAGTCCTTTGGCAAGACCAAGGATGGCGTGGACACAGCTCTCTATACCTTAACCAATGCCAATGGGGTAAAAACCGACATCACCAATTATGGAGGCACTGTGGTAAGGTTGTTTGTCCCAGATCGTGAAGGTAACCTGGACGACGTAGTCCTCGGTTATAACACCGTCGCAGAATACATTTTGGATTCGCCCTACTTCGGTTCCCTCATCGGGCGTATTGGCAATCGGGTTGCGGATGGAAAGTTCACACTAGACGGAACCACTTACAACCTGGTCACGAACAATGAACCTGCTGGAATCCCCTGCCACTTGCACGGCGGAACCGTGGGTTACGACAAAGTTGTCTGGGATGCTGAGCCTTTCATCGAGAATAATGTTCCCGGATTAAAGCTGCACTACCTTAGCGTGGATGGCGAAGAAGGCTATCCTGGCAACCTGGATGTCACTGTATGGTATCGGCTCACCAACGACAACGCGTTGAAGATCGATTACCTGGCAACCACTGACAAGGCGACTCCGGTTAACCTGACCAACCATTCCTACTTCAATCTCAAGGGAGAGGGCAACGGGGATATCCTTAACCACGTACTCATGTTTAATGCCGCCAACTATACACCGGTTGATGCGGGGCTGATACCGACTGGAGAAATTGCTCCTGTAAAGGGCACTCCCTTCGATTTCACAACTCCTCATGCCATTGGCGAACGGGTCAGTAACACCCATGAGCAAATGGGCTTCGGCGGAGGTTATGACCACAACTGGGTGCTCGATAATCAAGATGGTGATCTGGCTTTGGCTGCCACTGTTTTTGAACCCACCTCGGGTCGTTTTATGGAAGTCTGGACGGAGGAACCGGGCATGCAGTTTTATAGCGGAAACTTCCTCAATGGTTCCAATATCGGTAAAGCGGGCAAAGCTTATAATTTTCGTAATGGCTTCTGCCTCGAGACACAGCACTATCCCGACTCCATCAACCAACCTGACTTTCCTTCCACGGTGCTAAAGCCAGGGGAAGAGTATAAAACAACCACCATCTACAAGTTTGGGACCCGATAG